Proteins encoded within one genomic window of Bradyrhizobium sp. 186:
- a CDS encoding K(+)-transporting ATPase subunit C, with the protein MLREIRPAIVLLLVLTAITGLAYPLAMTGIAGAIFPAQAHGSLIERDGKVVGSALIGQEFKADKYFHGRPSATLAPDPNDSTKTVPAPYNATNSGGSNLGPTSKALADRLKEDLDKLKAENPNAAVPVDLVTTSASGLDPDISPEAAELQVPRVAKARNLPDDQVRQLVSSSTQSRLLGLIGEPRVNVLALNLALDRVAAK; encoded by the coding sequence ATGCTCAGAGAAATCCGCCCCGCCATTGTCCTGCTGCTGGTGCTCACCGCCATTACGGGCCTCGCCTATCCGCTCGCGATGACCGGCATTGCCGGCGCGATCTTCCCCGCGCAGGCGCACGGCAGCCTGATCGAGCGCGACGGCAAGGTGGTCGGCTCCGCCCTGATCGGTCAGGAGTTCAAGGCGGACAAATATTTCCACGGCCGCCCCTCGGCGACGCTTGCGCCGGACCCCAATGATTCGACCAAGACGGTGCCGGCGCCCTACAACGCGACCAATTCGGGCGGCTCCAACCTCGGCCCGACCAGCAAGGCGTTGGCCGACCGGCTGAAGGAAGATCTGGACAAGCTGAAAGCCGAGAATCCGAATGCCGCCGTACCGGTCGACCTGGTCACGACCTCGGCCAGCGGCCTCGACCCGGACATCTCGCCGGAAGCGGCGGAATTGCAGGTGCCGCGGGTGGCGAAGGCGCGGAATCTGCCGGACGATCAGGTCAGGCAACTCGTGTCCTCCAGCACCCAGAGCCGTCTGCTCGGCCTGATCGGCGAACCGCGGGTTAACGTCCTTGCGCTAAACCTCGCGCTCGATCGCGTTGCCGCGAAATAG
- a CDS encoding sensor histidine kinase KdpD — MVRERRDPEQRPSPEALLEAARREESASGKLKIFVGAAPGVGKTYEMLQSAHAKRKAGIDVVVGFVETHGRAETEALVRELEMVPRKKLDYRGQVIEEMDLDAVIARRPRIALVDELAHTNAAGSRHPKRYLDVEELLSRGIDVYTAVNIQHIESLNDVVAQITHVRVRETVPDSIFDRADAIELIDLTPDDLIQRLKEGKVYVPKQAERALEHYFSPGNLTALRELALRRTAERVDEQLLTHMQANAIAGPWAAGERILVCVSEDPRAAGLVRYTKRLADRLHAPFTAISIETRRSLQLSDEERDRLADTLRLAESLGGEALTIPAVGRRIADDVVNFAQGNNVTQIVIGKSTRSRWFEMTRGSVVHDLVRRSGNISVHVIPGDELPGEPAPKTAVQTAARSEPFDPLPYLKALGITALGLAAAMGIKPYFGIENVDLMFLTAVVAVAVRYGLWPSLLASIAASLAYNFFFLPPVYTFTITDPTNVAAFFFFMLIAFVVSNVAGRVRTQADTAIGRIRTTEQLYAFSRKLAGTGTLDDVLWTTAYQTALMLKVRVVLLLPEDGLLVVKSGYPPEDQLDQADLAAANWAWSNDRPAGRGSDTLPGAKRLFLPMRTGRGPIGVIGIDNDRTGPLLTPDQRRLLDALVDQGALAIERVLLVEDMDRVKRTVESERLRSALLTSISHDLKTPLASVLGAASTMRDLAGALSDTEKRDLLATVIDESERLNRFIANLLDMTKLESGAVVPNTALHDLGEIVGSALRRASKILIAHKVELVLAADLPMLQLDAVLFEQVLFNLLDNAAKYSLPDTTISIKSQRDRDHVVLQVADEGDGIPPDELESVFDKFYRAQKGDHVRPSTGLGLAISRGFVEAMRGTIAAANRSDRTGAVLTIRLPVPAQTQALDTAA; from the coding sequence ATGGTCCGAGAGCGCCGCGATCCTGAACAACGTCCGTCGCCCGAGGCGCTGCTGGAAGCAGCGCGTCGGGAGGAGAGCGCGAGCGGCAAGCTCAAGATCTTCGTCGGTGCCGCTCCTGGAGTCGGCAAGACTTACGAGATGCTGCAAAGCGCCCATGCCAAACGCAAGGCCGGCATCGACGTCGTGGTCGGCTTCGTCGAGACCCATGGCCGCGCCGAGACCGAGGCGCTGGTGCGTGAGCTCGAAATGGTCCCGCGCAAGAAGCTGGACTACCGCGGCCAGGTGATCGAGGAGATGGACCTCGACGCCGTGATCGCGCGGCGGCCAAGAATCGCGCTGGTCGACGAACTCGCCCATACCAACGCGGCCGGCAGCCGCCATCCCAAACGCTATCTCGACGTCGAGGAATTGCTCTCCCGCGGCATCGACGTCTATACCGCCGTCAACATCCAGCACATCGAGAGCCTGAACGACGTCGTCGCGCAGATCACCCATGTGCGGGTGCGCGAGACCGTGCCGGATTCCATATTCGACCGCGCCGATGCAATCGAGCTGATCGACCTCACGCCCGACGACCTGATCCAGCGGCTCAAAGAGGGCAAGGTCTACGTTCCCAAGCAGGCCGAGCGGGCGCTGGAGCACTATTTCTCGCCGGGCAATCTGACCGCGCTGCGCGAGCTCGCGCTGCGGCGCACGGCCGAGCGGGTCGACGAGCAGCTTCTGACCCACATGCAGGCGAACGCCATCGCCGGTCCGTGGGCGGCGGGGGAACGCATCCTTGTCTGCGTCAGCGAAGATCCGCGCGCGGCGGGGCTCGTGCGTTATACCAAGCGCCTTGCCGACCGGCTGCATGCGCCGTTCACTGCGATCTCGATCGAGACACGGCGTTCGCTCCAGCTCTCCGATGAGGAGCGTGACCGGCTGGCGGATACGCTGCGGCTCGCGGAGTCGCTGGGTGGCGAGGCGCTGACCATTCCCGCCGTCGGCCGCCGCATCGCCGACGACGTCGTCAATTTCGCGCAAGGCAACAACGTCACCCAGATCGTGATCGGAAAGTCGACGCGCTCGCGCTGGTTCGAGATGACGCGCGGCTCCGTCGTGCACGATCTCGTGCGCCGGTCCGGCAATATCAGCGTTCACGTCATTCCCGGCGACGAGCTGCCCGGCGAGCCGGCGCCGAAGACCGCGGTGCAGACCGCGGCACGGTCCGAGCCGTTCGATCCGCTTCCTTATCTGAAGGCGCTCGGGATCACCGCGCTCGGCCTTGCCGCAGCGATGGGCATCAAGCCGTATTTCGGCATCGAGAACGTCGACCTGATGTTCCTGACCGCGGTGGTTGCCGTGGCTGTCCGCTATGGGTTGTGGCCGTCGCTGCTTGCGAGCATCGCGGCGTCGCTGGCGTATAACTTCTTCTTCCTGCCGCCGGTCTACACTTTCACCATCACCGATCCAACCAACGTCGCGGCATTCTTCTTCTTCATGCTGATTGCGTTCGTGGTGTCGAATGTAGCGGGGCGGGTGCGGACCCAGGCCGACACCGCGATCGGCCGCATCAGGACCACCGAGCAGCTCTATGCGTTCAGCCGCAAGCTCGCGGGCACCGGCACGCTCGACGACGTGCTGTGGACAACCGCCTACCAAACCGCGCTGATGCTGAAGGTTCGCGTGGTGCTGCTGTTGCCTGAGGATGGGTTGCTTGTGGTGAAATCCGGCTATCCACCCGAGGACCAGCTCGACCAGGCCGACCTTGCCGCTGCCAACTGGGCCTGGAGCAACGATCGGCCGGCAGGCCGCGGCTCGGACACGCTGCCGGGTGCAAAACGCCTGTTCCTGCCGATGCGCACCGGGCGTGGGCCGATCGGCGTCATCGGCATCGACAACGATCGCACCGGCCCGCTGCTGACACCGGACCAGCGCCGGCTGCTCGACGCGCTGGTCGACCAGGGCGCGCTCGCGATCGAGCGCGTGCTGCTGGTCGAGGACATGGACCGCGTCAAGCGCACGGTCGAATCCGAGCGGCTGCGCTCGGCGCTGTTGACCTCGATCTCGCACGACCTGAAGACGCCGCTCGCCTCCGTGCTCGGCGCAGCCTCGACCATGCGCGATCTTGCCGGCGCGCTGTCGGATACCGAGAAGCGGGACCTGCTCGCGACCGTGATCGACGAGTCGGAGCGGCTCAACCGCTTCATCGCCAATTTGCTCGACATGACCAAGCTCGAATCCGGCGCCGTTGTGCCGAATACGGCGCTGCACGATCTCGGCGAGATCGTCGGCAGCGCACTCCGGCGTGCGAGCAAGATCCTGATCGCGCACAAGGTGGAGCTGGTGCTGGCCGCCGATCTGCCGATGCTCCAGCTCGACGCCGTGCTGTTCGAGCAAGTGCTGTTCAACCTGCTCGACAATGCCGCCAAATATTCCCTGCCTGACACCACGATCTCGATCAAGAGCCAGCGTGACCGGGATCATGTGGTGCTCCAGGTCGCCGACGAAGGCGACGGCATTCCGCCCGACGAGCTCGAGAGCGTGTTCGACAAGTTCTATCGCGCGCAGAAGGGGGACCATGTCCGTCCCAGCACCGGGCTCGGGCTCGCCATCTCCCGCGGCTTCGTCGAGGCGATGCGGGGCACGATCGCGGCCGCCAACCGCAGCGACCGGACCGGCGCGGTTCTGACCATCCGTCTGCCCGTTCCGGCACAGACCCAGGCATTGGATACCGCCGCATGA
- a CDS encoding response regulator transcription factor, with product MSAAPIKVLVIDDEPPIRKLLRMGLTTQGYEILEAPNGKTALEKLTEEPALIILDLGLPDIQGHELLRTIRARNEAVPIVVLSSRGDEAGKVQALDLGADDYLTKPFGMDELLARLRAALRHQLQIQGERPVFRTGDLSVDLVRRIVKVGEREIKLSPKEYDLLRVLVQHAGKVLTHRFLLKELWDELTDAQYLRVYVRQLRQKIEADPERPQYVLTETGIGYRLKAGD from the coding sequence ATGAGTGCTGCTCCGATCAAGGTTTTGGTCATCGACGACGAGCCGCCGATCCGCAAGCTGCTGCGGATGGGCCTGACGACGCAGGGTTACGAGATCCTGGAAGCGCCGAACGGCAAGACCGCGCTGGAGAAGCTCACTGAAGAGCCCGCGCTGATCATCCTCGACCTCGGCCTGCCCGATATCCAGGGCCACGAGCTGTTGCGCACCATCCGCGCCCGCAATGAAGCCGTGCCGATCGTGGTGCTGTCGAGCCGGGGCGATGAGGCCGGCAAGGTGCAGGCGCTCGATCTCGGCGCCGACGATTACCTGACAAAGCCGTTCGGCATGGACGAACTCCTGGCGCGCTTGCGCGCCGCGCTACGGCATCAGCTCCAGATTCAGGGCGAGCGTCCGGTGTTTCGCACCGGCGATCTCTCCGTCGATCTGGTGCGCCGGATCGTCAAGGTCGGCGAGCGCGAGATAAAACTCTCGCCGAAGGAGTATGATCTCTTGCGCGTGCTGGTGCAGCACGCCGGCAAGGTGCTCACTCATCGCTTCCTGCTCAAGGAGCTCTGGGACGAACTGACCGACGCGCAATATCTGCGCGTCTATGTCCGCCAGCTTCGCCAGAAGATCGAAGCCGATCCGGAACGGCCGCAATATGTGCTGACCGAGACGGGGATCGGGTACCGGCTGAAGGCGGGGGATTAG
- a CDS encoding Ku protein, giving the protein MAPRAYWKGSLKLSLVACPVVLYPAATTAEKTRFHLINRETGNRLKQQMIDSETGDVVESDQKGRGYELRKGKYVEIEPEELEAVQIESNHTIDIESFVPSEEIDQRYLNHPYYIAPDGKAAIDAFAVIRDAMKDQDRVALAKIVLTNREHVMAIEPLGKGLLGTTLRYPYELRDEDQFFDDIKSPKVTKDMIDLAGHILHTKAAHFDPGKFKDEYENALKALVKRKASGKKIELPEREERPSNVVNLMDALKQSLKGRGGGKTQAKSHARRTTGRRRSTKKTQRSTARHRKAG; this is encoded by the coding sequence ATGGCCCCCCGCGCCTATTGGAAAGGGAGTTTGAAGCTGTCGCTCGTCGCCTGCCCGGTCGTGCTCTATCCCGCCGCGACCACCGCCGAGAAGACGCGCTTTCACCTGATCAACCGCGAAACTGGCAACCGCCTGAAGCAGCAGATGATCGATTCCGAGACCGGCGACGTCGTCGAAAGCGATCAGAAGGGACGCGGCTACGAACTGCGCAAGGGCAAATATGTCGAGATCGAGCCGGAGGAGCTCGAAGCGGTCCAGATCGAGAGCAACCACACCATCGACATCGAGAGTTTTGTGCCGAGCGAGGAAATCGACCAGCGCTACCTCAACCACCCCTACTACATTGCGCCCGACGGCAAGGCCGCGATCGATGCCTTTGCCGTGATCCGTGACGCCATGAAGGATCAGGACCGGGTCGCACTTGCCAAGATCGTGCTCACCAACCGCGAGCATGTCATGGCGATCGAGCCGCTTGGCAAGGGTCTGCTCGGCACCACGCTGCGCTACCCCTACGAGCTGCGCGACGAGGACCAGTTCTTCGACGACATCAAGAGCCCGAAGGTCACCAAGGACATGATCGATCTCGCTGGCCACATCTTGCACACCAAGGCCGCGCATTTCGACCCCGGCAAATTCAAGGATGAGTATGAGAACGCGCTGAAGGCGCTGGTGAAGCGCAAGGCGAGCGGCAAGAAGATCGAGCTGCCCGAGCGCGAGGAGCGGCCGAGCAATGTCGTCAACCTGATGGACGCGCTGAAGCAGAGCCTGAAGGGTCGCGGTGGCGGGAAAACACAGGCGAAGTCGCACGCGCGCCGGACGACGGGACGGCGTCGAAGTACGAAGAAGACGCAACGTTCGACAGCGAGGCATCGCAAGGCGGGCTGA